A genomic segment from Canis lupus dingo isolate Sandy chromosome 23, ASM325472v2, whole genome shotgun sequence encodes:
- the MLF1 gene encoding myeloid leukemia factor 1 isoform X8, with product MFGTLSSSFEDDPFFSDSFIAHRESMRQMMRSFSEPFGRDLLSISDGRRQARNRMRHDDGESSLAAMNSLVPFGSFGGMRTDVSPFQAMDRMMVNMRNSMHELQRDLGHLSLDPNGHSFSSSSVMTYSKVGDEPPKVFQASTQTRRAPGGIKETRRALRDSDSGLEKMAVGHHLHDRAHVIKKSKNNKTGDEEVNQEFINMNECDAHAFDNEWQNEILKYKPVGQWRNVENPRMRSVGHENSGCRELKRRRVEDWGRRWKASQNQRRTITERERERQRHRQREKQAPCTGSPTWDSIPGLQDRALGQRQVPNRCATQGSLF from the exons TGACTCCTTTATTGCACACCGAGAAAGTATGCGTCAGATGATGAGAAGTTTTTCTGAACCTTTTGGAAGAGACTTGCTCAGCATCTCTGATGGTAGAAGACAAGCTCGTAATCGTATGAGACACGATGATGGCGAGAGCTCCTTGGCt gcaaTGAATTCTCTTGTACCTTTTGGCAGTTTTGGTGGTATG CGCACGGACGTCAGCCCCTTCCAGGCAATGGACCGAATGATGGTGAATATGCGAAACAGCATGCACGAGTTACAGAGGGACCTC GGTCACCTTTCACTGGATCCAAATGGACATTCGTTTAGTTCTTCCTCAGTCATGACTTACTCCAAAGTAGGAGATGAACCACCGAAGGTTTTCCAGGCCTCAACTCAAACCCGTAGGGCTCCAGGCGGA ataaaggaaacTAGGAGAGCATTGAGAGATTCGGATAGTGGACTAGAAAAAATGGCTGTTGGTCATCATCTTCACGACCGAGCTCATGTCATTAAAAAGTCAAAGAACAACAAGACTGGAGATGAAGAGGTCAATCAAGAGTTCATCAATATGAATGAAT GTGATGCTCATGCTTTTGATAATGAGTGGCAAAATGAGATTTTGAAGTACAAACCAGTGGGACAATGGCGCAACGTGGAAAACCCTAGGATGCGAAGCGTTGGTCATGAGAATTCAGGTTGCCGAGAACTTAAAAGAAG GAGAGTGGAGGATTGGGGCAGAAGGTGGAAGGCTTCACAGAACCAGCGGCGGACAA tcacagaaagagagagagagaggcagagacacaggcagagggagaagcaggctccatgcaccgggagcccgacgtgggactcgatcccgggtctccaggatcgtgccctgggccaaaggcaggtgccaaaccgctgcgccacccagggatccctattttag
- the MLF1 gene encoding myeloid leukemia factor 1 isoform X14: MFGTLSSSFEDDPFFSDSFIAHRESMRQMMRSFSEPFGRDLLSISDGRRQARNRMRHDDGESSLAAMNSLVPFGSFGGMLLTRPNILQRTDVSPFQAMDRMMVNMRNSMHELQRDLGHLSLDPNGHSFSSSSVMTYSKVGDEPPKVFQASTQTRRAPGGIKETRRALRDSDSGLEKMAVGHHLHDRAHVIKKSKNNKTGDEEVNQEFINMNECDAHAFDNEWQNEILKYKPVGQWRNVENPRMRSVGHENSGCRELKRREKPHQSPAIEYGRRSNVSVDKLNVKGSPVKINKK; this comes from the exons TGACTCCTTTATTGCACACCGAGAAAGTATGCGTCAGATGATGAGAAGTTTTTCTGAACCTTTTGGAAGAGACTTGCTCAGCATCTCTGATGGTAGAAGACAAGCTCGTAATCGTATGAGACACGATGATGGCGAGAGCTCCTTGGCt gcaaTGAATTCTCTTGTACCTTTTGGCAGTTTTGGTGGTATG TTACTAACACGCCCCAATATCCTGCAGCGCACGGACGTCAGCCCCTTCCAGGCAATGGACCGAATGATGGTGAATATGCGAAACAGCATGCACGAGTTACAGAGGGACCTC GGTCACCTTTCACTGGATCCAAATGGACATTCGTTTAGTTCTTCCTCAGTCATGACTTACTCCAAAGTAGGAGATGAACCACCGAAGGTTTTCCAGGCCTCAACTCAAACCCGTAGGGCTCCAGGCGGA ataaaggaaacTAGGAGAGCATTGAGAGATTCGGATAGTGGACTAGAAAAAATGGCTGTTGGTCATCATCTTCACGACCGAGCTCATGTCATTAAAAAGTCAAAGAACAACAAGACTGGAGATGAAGAGGTCAATCAAGAGTTCATCAATATGAATGAAT GTGATGCTCATGCTTTTGATAATGAGTGGCAAAATGAGATTTTGAAGTACAAACCAGTGGGACAATGGCGCAACGTGGAAAACCCTAGGATGCGAAGCGTTGGTCATGAGAATTCAGGTTGCCGAGAACTTAAAAGAAG GGAGAAACCTCATCAAAGTCCAGCCATTGAATATGGAAGAAGATCAAATGTTTCTGTGGACAAACTCAACGTCAAAGGATCTCCtgtgaaaatcaacaaaaaataa
- the MLF1 gene encoding myeloid leukemia factor 1 isoform X12 — MFGTLSSSFEDDPFFSDSFIAHRESMRQMMRSFSEPFGRDLLSISDGRRQARNRMRHDDGESSLAAMNSLVPFGSFGGMRTDVSPFQAMDRMMVNMRNSMHELQRDLGHLSLDPNGHSFSSSSVMTYSKVGDEPPKVFQASTQTRRAPGGIKETRRALRDSDSGLEKMAVGHHLHDRAHVIKKSKNNKTGDEEVNQEFINMNECDAHAFDNEWQNEILKYKPVGQWRNVENPRMRSVGHENSGCRELKRRRVEDWGRRWKASQNQRRTRRNLIKVQPLNMEEDQMFLWTNSTSKDLL, encoded by the exons TGACTCCTTTATTGCACACCGAGAAAGTATGCGTCAGATGATGAGAAGTTTTTCTGAACCTTTTGGAAGAGACTTGCTCAGCATCTCTGATGGTAGAAGACAAGCTCGTAATCGTATGAGACACGATGATGGCGAGAGCTCCTTGGCt gcaaTGAATTCTCTTGTACCTTTTGGCAGTTTTGGTGGTATG CGCACGGACGTCAGCCCCTTCCAGGCAATGGACCGAATGATGGTGAATATGCGAAACAGCATGCACGAGTTACAGAGGGACCTC GGTCACCTTTCACTGGATCCAAATGGACATTCGTTTAGTTCTTCCTCAGTCATGACTTACTCCAAAGTAGGAGATGAACCACCGAAGGTTTTCCAGGCCTCAACTCAAACCCGTAGGGCTCCAGGCGGA ataaaggaaacTAGGAGAGCATTGAGAGATTCGGATAGTGGACTAGAAAAAATGGCTGTTGGTCATCATCTTCACGACCGAGCTCATGTCATTAAAAAGTCAAAGAACAACAAGACTGGAGATGAAGAGGTCAATCAAGAGTTCATCAATATGAATGAAT GTGATGCTCATGCTTTTGATAATGAGTGGCAAAATGAGATTTTGAAGTACAAACCAGTGGGACAATGGCGCAACGTGGAAAACCCTAGGATGCGAAGCGTTGGTCATGAGAATTCAGGTTGCCGAGAACTTAAAAGAAG GAGAGTGGAGGATTGGGGCAGAAGGTGGAAGGCTTCACAGAACCAGCGGCGGACAA GGAGAAACCTCATCAAAGTCCAGCCATTGAATATGGAAGAAGATCAAATGTTTCTGTGGACAAACTCAACGTCAAAGGATCTCCtgtga
- the MLF1 gene encoding myeloid leukemia factor 1 isoform X15, whose product MFGTLSSSFEDDPFFSDSFIAHRESMRQMMRSFSEPFGRDLLSISDGRRQARNRMRHDDGESSLAAMNSLVPFGSFGGMRTDVSPFQAMDRMMVNMRNSMHELQRDLGHLSLDPNGHSFSSSSVMTYSKVGDEPPKVFQASTQTRRAPGGIKETRRALRDSDSGLEKMAVGHHLHDRAHVIKKSKNNKTGDEEVNQEFINMNECDAHAFDNEWQNEILKYKPVGQWRNVENPRMRSVGHENSGCRELKRREKPHQSPAIEYGRRSNVSVDKLNVKGSPVKINKK is encoded by the exons TGACTCCTTTATTGCACACCGAGAAAGTATGCGTCAGATGATGAGAAGTTTTTCTGAACCTTTTGGAAGAGACTTGCTCAGCATCTCTGATGGTAGAAGACAAGCTCGTAATCGTATGAGACACGATGATGGCGAGAGCTCCTTGGCt gcaaTGAATTCTCTTGTACCTTTTGGCAGTTTTGGTGGTATG CGCACGGACGTCAGCCCCTTCCAGGCAATGGACCGAATGATGGTGAATATGCGAAACAGCATGCACGAGTTACAGAGGGACCTC GGTCACCTTTCACTGGATCCAAATGGACATTCGTTTAGTTCTTCCTCAGTCATGACTTACTCCAAAGTAGGAGATGAACCACCGAAGGTTTTCCAGGCCTCAACTCAAACCCGTAGGGCTCCAGGCGGA ataaaggaaacTAGGAGAGCATTGAGAGATTCGGATAGTGGACTAGAAAAAATGGCTGTTGGTCATCATCTTCACGACCGAGCTCATGTCATTAAAAAGTCAAAGAACAACAAGACTGGAGATGAAGAGGTCAATCAAGAGTTCATCAATATGAATGAAT GTGATGCTCATGCTTTTGATAATGAGTGGCAAAATGAGATTTTGAAGTACAAACCAGTGGGACAATGGCGCAACGTGGAAAACCCTAGGATGCGAAGCGTTGGTCATGAGAATTCAGGTTGCCGAGAACTTAAAAGAAG GGAGAAACCTCATCAAAGTCCAGCCATTGAATATGGAAGAAGATCAAATGTTTCTGTGGACAAACTCAACGTCAAAGGATCTCCtgtgaaaatcaacaaaaaataa
- the MLF1 gene encoding myeloid leukemia factor 1 isoform X5, with protein MFGTLSSSFEDDPFFSDSFIAHRESMRQMMRSFSEPFGRDLLSISDGRRQARNRMRHDDGESSLAAMNSLVPFGSFGGMLLTRPNILQRTDVSPFQAMDRMMVNMRNSMHELQRDLGHLSLDPNGHSFSSSSVMTYSKVGDEPPKVFQASTQTRRAPGGIKETRRALRDSDSGLEKMAVGHHLHDRAHVIKKSKNNKTGDEEVNQEFINMNECDAHAFDNEWQNEILKYKPVGQWRNVENPRMRSVGHENSGCRELKRRRVEDWGRRWKASQNQRRTITERERERQRHRQREKQAPCTGSPTWDSIPGLQDRALGQRQVPNRCATQGSLF; from the exons TGACTCCTTTATTGCACACCGAGAAAGTATGCGTCAGATGATGAGAAGTTTTTCTGAACCTTTTGGAAGAGACTTGCTCAGCATCTCTGATGGTAGAAGACAAGCTCGTAATCGTATGAGACACGATGATGGCGAGAGCTCCTTGGCt gcaaTGAATTCTCTTGTACCTTTTGGCAGTTTTGGTGGTATG TTACTAACACGCCCCAATATCCTGCAGCGCACGGACGTCAGCCCCTTCCAGGCAATGGACCGAATGATGGTGAATATGCGAAACAGCATGCACGAGTTACAGAGGGACCTC GGTCACCTTTCACTGGATCCAAATGGACATTCGTTTAGTTCTTCCTCAGTCATGACTTACTCCAAAGTAGGAGATGAACCACCGAAGGTTTTCCAGGCCTCAACTCAAACCCGTAGGGCTCCAGGCGGA ataaaggaaacTAGGAGAGCATTGAGAGATTCGGATAGTGGACTAGAAAAAATGGCTGTTGGTCATCATCTTCACGACCGAGCTCATGTCATTAAAAAGTCAAAGAACAACAAGACTGGAGATGAAGAGGTCAATCAAGAGTTCATCAATATGAATGAAT GTGATGCTCATGCTTTTGATAATGAGTGGCAAAATGAGATTTTGAAGTACAAACCAGTGGGACAATGGCGCAACGTGGAAAACCCTAGGATGCGAAGCGTTGGTCATGAGAATTCAGGTTGCCGAGAACTTAAAAGAAG GAGAGTGGAGGATTGGGGCAGAAGGTGGAAGGCTTCACAGAACCAGCGGCGGACAA tcacagaaagagagagagagaggcagagacacaggcagagggagaagcaggctccatgcaccgggagcccgacgtgggactcgatcccgggtctccaggatcgtgccctgggccaaaggcaggtgccaaaccgctgcgccacccagggatccctattttag
- the MLF1 gene encoding myeloid leukemia factor 1 isoform X20, with translation MFGTLSSSFEDDPFFSDSFIAHRESMRQMMRSFSEPFGRDLLSISDGRRQARNRMRHDDGESSLAGHLSLDPNGHSFSSSSVMTYSKVGDEPPKVFQASTQTRRAPGGIKETRRALRDSDSGLEKMAVGHHLHDRAHVIKKSKNNKTGDEEVNQEFINMNECDAHAFDNEWQNEILKYKPVGQWRNVENPRMRSVGHENSGCRELKRREKPHQSPAIEYGRRSNVSVDKLNVKGSPVKINKK, from the exons TGACTCCTTTATTGCACACCGAGAAAGTATGCGTCAGATGATGAGAAGTTTTTCTGAACCTTTTGGAAGAGACTTGCTCAGCATCTCTGATGGTAGAAGACAAGCTCGTAATCGTATGAGACACGATGATGGCGAGAGCTCCTTGGCt GGTCACCTTTCACTGGATCCAAATGGACATTCGTTTAGTTCTTCCTCAGTCATGACTTACTCCAAAGTAGGAGATGAACCACCGAAGGTTTTCCAGGCCTCAACTCAAACCCGTAGGGCTCCAGGCGGA ataaaggaaacTAGGAGAGCATTGAGAGATTCGGATAGTGGACTAGAAAAAATGGCTGTTGGTCATCATCTTCACGACCGAGCTCATGTCATTAAAAAGTCAAAGAACAACAAGACTGGAGATGAAGAGGTCAATCAAGAGTTCATCAATATGAATGAAT GTGATGCTCATGCTTTTGATAATGAGTGGCAAAATGAGATTTTGAAGTACAAACCAGTGGGACAATGGCGCAACGTGGAAAACCCTAGGATGCGAAGCGTTGGTCATGAGAATTCAGGTTGCCGAGAACTTAAAAGAAG GGAGAAACCTCATCAAAGTCCAGCCATTGAATATGGAAGAAGATCAAATGTTTCTGTGGACAAACTCAACGTCAAAGGATCTCCtgtgaaaatcaacaaaaaataa
- the MLF1 gene encoding myeloid leukemia factor 1 isoform X19 encodes MFGTLSSSFEDDPFFSDSFIAHRESMRQMMRSFSEPFGRDLLSISDGRRQARNRMRHDDGESSLARTDVSPFQAMDRMMVNMRNSMHELQRDLGHLSLDPNGHSFSSSSVMTYSKVGDEPPKVFQASTQTRRAPGGIKETRRALRDSDSGLEKMAVGHHLHDRAHVIKKSKNNKTGDEEVNQEFINMNECDAHAFDNEWQNEILKYKPVGQWRNVENPRMRSVGHENSGCRELKRREKPHQSPAIEYGRRSNVSVDKLNVKGSPVKINKK; translated from the exons TGACTCCTTTATTGCACACCGAGAAAGTATGCGTCAGATGATGAGAAGTTTTTCTGAACCTTTTGGAAGAGACTTGCTCAGCATCTCTGATGGTAGAAGACAAGCTCGTAATCGTATGAGACACGATGATGGCGAGAGCTCCTTGGCt CGCACGGACGTCAGCCCCTTCCAGGCAATGGACCGAATGATGGTGAATATGCGAAACAGCATGCACGAGTTACAGAGGGACCTC GGTCACCTTTCACTGGATCCAAATGGACATTCGTTTAGTTCTTCCTCAGTCATGACTTACTCCAAAGTAGGAGATGAACCACCGAAGGTTTTCCAGGCCTCAACTCAAACCCGTAGGGCTCCAGGCGGA ataaaggaaacTAGGAGAGCATTGAGAGATTCGGATAGTGGACTAGAAAAAATGGCTGTTGGTCATCATCTTCACGACCGAGCTCATGTCATTAAAAAGTCAAAGAACAACAAGACTGGAGATGAAGAGGTCAATCAAGAGTTCATCAATATGAATGAAT GTGATGCTCATGCTTTTGATAATGAGTGGCAAAATGAGATTTTGAAGTACAAACCAGTGGGACAATGGCGCAACGTGGAAAACCCTAGGATGCGAAGCGTTGGTCATGAGAATTCAGGTTGCCGAGAACTTAAAAGAAG GGAGAAACCTCATCAAAGTCCAGCCATTGAATATGGAAGAAGATCAAATGTTTCTGTGGACAAACTCAACGTCAAAGGATCTCCtgtgaaaatcaacaaaaaataa
- the MLF1 gene encoding myeloid leukemia factor 1 isoform X10, translated as MFGTLSSSFEDDPFFSDSFIAHRESMRQMMRSFSEPFGRDLLSISDGRRQARNRMRHDDGESSLAAMNSLVPFGSFGGMLLTRPNILQRTDVSPFQAMDRMMVNMRNSMHELQRDLGHLSLDPNGHSFSSSSVMTYSKVGDEPPKVFQASTQTRRAPGGIKETRRALRDSDSGLEKMAVGHHLHDRAHVIKKSKNNKTGDEEVNQEFINMNECDAHAFDNEWQNEILKYKPVGQWRNVENPRMRSVGHENSGCRELKRRRVEDWGRRWKASQNQRRTRRNLIKVQPLNMEEDQMFLWTNSTSKDLL; from the exons TGACTCCTTTATTGCACACCGAGAAAGTATGCGTCAGATGATGAGAAGTTTTTCTGAACCTTTTGGAAGAGACTTGCTCAGCATCTCTGATGGTAGAAGACAAGCTCGTAATCGTATGAGACACGATGATGGCGAGAGCTCCTTGGCt gcaaTGAATTCTCTTGTACCTTTTGGCAGTTTTGGTGGTATG TTACTAACACGCCCCAATATCCTGCAGCGCACGGACGTCAGCCCCTTCCAGGCAATGGACCGAATGATGGTGAATATGCGAAACAGCATGCACGAGTTACAGAGGGACCTC GGTCACCTTTCACTGGATCCAAATGGACATTCGTTTAGTTCTTCCTCAGTCATGACTTACTCCAAAGTAGGAGATGAACCACCGAAGGTTTTCCAGGCCTCAACTCAAACCCGTAGGGCTCCAGGCGGA ataaaggaaacTAGGAGAGCATTGAGAGATTCGGATAGTGGACTAGAAAAAATGGCTGTTGGTCATCATCTTCACGACCGAGCTCATGTCATTAAAAAGTCAAAGAACAACAAGACTGGAGATGAAGAGGTCAATCAAGAGTTCATCAATATGAATGAAT GTGATGCTCATGCTTTTGATAATGAGTGGCAAAATGAGATTTTGAAGTACAAACCAGTGGGACAATGGCGCAACGTGGAAAACCCTAGGATGCGAAGCGTTGGTCATGAGAATTCAGGTTGCCGAGAACTTAAAAGAAG GAGAGTGGAGGATTGGGGCAGAAGGTGGAAGGCTTCACAGAACCAGCGGCGGACAA GGAGAAACCTCATCAAAGTCCAGCCATTGAATATGGAAGAAGATCAAATGTTTCTGTGGACAAACTCAACGTCAAAGGATCTCCtgtga
- the MLF1 gene encoding myeloid leukemia factor 1 isoform X16 encodes MFGTLSSSFEDDPFFSDSFIAHRESMRQMMRSFSEPFGRDLLSISDGRRQARNRMRHDDGESSLALLTRPNILQRTDVSPFQAMDRMMVNMRNSMHELQRDLGHLSLDPNGHSFSSSSVMTYSKVGDEPPKVFQASTQTRRAPGGIKETRRALRDSDSGLEKMAVGHHLHDRAHVIKKSKNNKTGDEEVNQEFINMNECDAHAFDNEWQNEILKYKPVGQWRNVENPRMRSVGHENSGCRELKRREKPHQSPAIEYGRRSNVSVDKLNVKGSPVKINKK; translated from the exons TGACTCCTTTATTGCACACCGAGAAAGTATGCGTCAGATGATGAGAAGTTTTTCTGAACCTTTTGGAAGAGACTTGCTCAGCATCTCTGATGGTAGAAGACAAGCTCGTAATCGTATGAGACACGATGATGGCGAGAGCTCCTTGGCt TTACTAACACGCCCCAATATCCTGCAGCGCACGGACGTCAGCCCCTTCCAGGCAATGGACCGAATGATGGTGAATATGCGAAACAGCATGCACGAGTTACAGAGGGACCTC GGTCACCTTTCACTGGATCCAAATGGACATTCGTTTAGTTCTTCCTCAGTCATGACTTACTCCAAAGTAGGAGATGAACCACCGAAGGTTTTCCAGGCCTCAACTCAAACCCGTAGGGCTCCAGGCGGA ataaaggaaacTAGGAGAGCATTGAGAGATTCGGATAGTGGACTAGAAAAAATGGCTGTTGGTCATCATCTTCACGACCGAGCTCATGTCATTAAAAAGTCAAAGAACAACAAGACTGGAGATGAAGAGGTCAATCAAGAGTTCATCAATATGAATGAAT GTGATGCTCATGCTTTTGATAATGAGTGGCAAAATGAGATTTTGAAGTACAAACCAGTGGGACAATGGCGCAACGTGGAAAACCCTAGGATGCGAAGCGTTGGTCATGAGAATTCAGGTTGCCGAGAACTTAAAAGAAG GGAGAAACCTCATCAAAGTCCAGCCATTGAATATGGAAGAAGATCAAATGTTTCTGTGGACAAACTCAACGTCAAAGGATCTCCtgtgaaaatcaacaaaaaataa
- the MLF1 gene encoding myeloid leukemia factor 1 isoform X17 has product MFGTLSSSFEDDPFFSDSFIAHRESMRQMMRSFSEPFGRDLLSISDGRRQARNRMRHDDGESSLAGHLSLDPNGHSFSSSSVMTYSKVGDEPPKVFQASTQTRRAPGGIKETRRALRDSDSGLEKMAVGHHLHDRAHVIKKSKNNKTGDEEVNQEFINMNECDAHAFDNEWQNEILKYKPVGQWRNVENPRMRSVGHENSGCRELKRRRVEDWGRRWKASQNQRRTITERERERQRHRQREKQAPCTGSPTWDSIPGLQDRALGQRQVPNRCATQGSLF; this is encoded by the exons TGACTCCTTTATTGCACACCGAGAAAGTATGCGTCAGATGATGAGAAGTTTTTCTGAACCTTTTGGAAGAGACTTGCTCAGCATCTCTGATGGTAGAAGACAAGCTCGTAATCGTATGAGACACGATGATGGCGAGAGCTCCTTGGCt GGTCACCTTTCACTGGATCCAAATGGACATTCGTTTAGTTCTTCCTCAGTCATGACTTACTCCAAAGTAGGAGATGAACCACCGAAGGTTTTCCAGGCCTCAACTCAAACCCGTAGGGCTCCAGGCGGA ataaaggaaacTAGGAGAGCATTGAGAGATTCGGATAGTGGACTAGAAAAAATGGCTGTTGGTCATCATCTTCACGACCGAGCTCATGTCATTAAAAAGTCAAAGAACAACAAGACTGGAGATGAAGAGGTCAATCAAGAGTTCATCAATATGAATGAAT GTGATGCTCATGCTTTTGATAATGAGTGGCAAAATGAGATTTTGAAGTACAAACCAGTGGGACAATGGCGCAACGTGGAAAACCCTAGGATGCGAAGCGTTGGTCATGAGAATTCAGGTTGCCGAGAACTTAAAAGAAG GAGAGTGGAGGATTGGGGCAGAAGGTGGAAGGCTTCACAGAACCAGCGGCGGACAA tcacagaaagagagagagagaggcagagacacaggcagagggagaagcaggctccatgcaccgggagcccgacgtgggactcgatcccgggtctccaggatcgtgccctgggccaaaggcaggtgccaaaccgctgcgccacccagggatccctattttag
- the MLF1 gene encoding myeloid leukemia factor 1 isoform X13: MRQMMRSFSEPFGRDLLSISDGRRQARNRMRHDDGESSLAGHLSLDPNGHSFSSSSVMTYSKVGDEPPKVFQASTQTRRAPGGIKETRRALRDSDSGLEKMAVGHHLHDRAHVIKKSKNNKTGDEEVNQEFINMNECDAHAFDNEWQNEILKYKPVGQWRNVENPRMRSVGHENSGCRELKRRRVEDWGRRWKASQNQRRTITERERERQRHRQREKQAPCTGSPTWDSIPGLQDRALGQRQVPNRCATQGSLF; the protein is encoded by the exons ATGCGTCAGATGATGAGAAGTTTTTCTGAACCTTTTGGAAGAGACTTGCTCAGCATCTCTGATGGTAGAAGACAAGCTCGTAATCGTATGAGACACGATGATGGCGAGAGCTCCTTGGCt GGTCACCTTTCACTGGATCCAAATGGACATTCGTTTAGTTCTTCCTCAGTCATGACTTACTCCAAAGTAGGAGATGAACCACCGAAGGTTTTCCAGGCCTCAACTCAAACCCGTAGGGCTCCAGGCGGA ataaaggaaacTAGGAGAGCATTGAGAGATTCGGATAGTGGACTAGAAAAAATGGCTGTTGGTCATCATCTTCACGACCGAGCTCATGTCATTAAAAAGTCAAAGAACAACAAGACTGGAGATGAAGAGGTCAATCAAGAGTTCATCAATATGAATGAAT GTGATGCTCATGCTTTTGATAATGAGTGGCAAAATGAGATTTTGAAGTACAAACCAGTGGGACAATGGCGCAACGTGGAAAACCCTAGGATGCGAAGCGTTGGTCATGAGAATTCAGGTTGCCGAGAACTTAAAAGAAG GAGAGTGGAGGATTGGGGCAGAAGGTGGAAGGCTTCACAGAACCAGCGGCGGACAA tcacagaaagagagagagagaggcagagacacaggcagagggagaagcaggctccatgcaccgggagcccgacgtgggactcgatcccgggtctccaggatcgtgccctgggccaaaggcaggtgccaaaccgctgcgccacccagggatccctattttag
- the MLF1 gene encoding myeloid leukemia factor 1 isoform X7, with protein MRQMMRSFSEPFGRDLLSISDGRRQARNRMRHDDGESSLAAMNSLVPFGSFGGMLLTRPNILQRTDVSPFQAMDRMMVNMRNSMHELQRDLGHLSLDPNGHSFSSSSVMTYSKVGDEPPKVFQASTQTRRAPGGIKETRRALRDSDSGLEKMAVGHHLHDRAHVIKKSKNNKTGDEEVNQEFINMNECDAHAFDNEWQNEILKYKPVGQWRNVENPRMRSVGHENSGCRELKRRRVEDWGRRWKASQNQRRTRRNLIKVQPLNMEEDQMFLWTNSTSKDLL; from the exons ATGCGTCAGATGATGAGAAGTTTTTCTGAACCTTTTGGAAGAGACTTGCTCAGCATCTCTGATGGTAGAAGACAAGCTCGTAATCGTATGAGACACGATGATGGCGAGAGCTCCTTGGCt gcaaTGAATTCTCTTGTACCTTTTGGCAGTTTTGGTGGTATG TTACTAACACGCCCCAATATCCTGCAGCGCACGGACGTCAGCCCCTTCCAGGCAATGGACCGAATGATGGTGAATATGCGAAACAGCATGCACGAGTTACAGAGGGACCTC GGTCACCTTTCACTGGATCCAAATGGACATTCGTTTAGTTCTTCCTCAGTCATGACTTACTCCAAAGTAGGAGATGAACCACCGAAGGTTTTCCAGGCCTCAACTCAAACCCGTAGGGCTCCAGGCGGA ataaaggaaacTAGGAGAGCATTGAGAGATTCGGATAGTGGACTAGAAAAAATGGCTGTTGGTCATCATCTTCACGACCGAGCTCATGTCATTAAAAAGTCAAAGAACAACAAGACTGGAGATGAAGAGGTCAATCAAGAGTTCATCAATATGAATGAAT GTGATGCTCATGCTTTTGATAATGAGTGGCAAAATGAGATTTTGAAGTACAAACCAGTGGGACAATGGCGCAACGTGGAAAACCCTAGGATGCGAAGCGTTGGTCATGAGAATTCAGGTTGCCGAGAACTTAAAAGAAG GAGAGTGGAGGATTGGGGCAGAAGGTGGAAGGCTTCACAGAACCAGCGGCGGACAA GGAGAAACCTCATCAAAGTCCAGCCATTGAATATGGAAGAAGATCAAATGTTTCTGTGGACAAACTCAACGTCAAAGGATCTCCtgtga